A single window of Zea mays cultivar B73 chromosome 10, Zm-B73-REFERENCE-NAM-5.0, whole genome shotgun sequence DNA harbors:
- the LOC103641958 gene encoding protein IQ-DOMAIN 1, translated as MGWAPRWLRGLLGGGGRKAADTRPVKEKKRWGFGKSFREKPPAPVPARPPTPTPPSHPAATPRRGYAAADEAGDEQSKRAIAVAAATAAVAEAAVAAAQAAAAVVRLTSSGRCAPPAAAKREQWAAVRIQAAFRGYLARRALKALRGLVKLQALVRGNIVRRQAAETLRCMHALVRVQARARACRAIRSQHVTAHPDPPTPEKYEQAGAPRHGRSGSLKANSSRTPGGERLGRERSESCGRNWLDRWVEERYMDDEKNAKILEVDNGKPRRRYASKRRGGGGGNHHHHHQSPCSTTMGSEQNSRSYATMAESPSKDSTTAQQSVPSPASVGMAEEALSPLRVPVPADVAELCDSPQFFSATSSRPGSSRRGPFTPTAKSECSRSLFGGYSDYPNYMANTESFRAKARSQSAPKQRPQYERSSSLRRASAAQRSAAAAASSLHAKFTNKAYPGSGRLDRLGLPARY; from the exons ATGGGCTGGGCACCCAGGTGGTTGCGCGGgctgctcggcggcggcggcaggaagGCCGCCGACACAAGGCCGGTGAAGGAGAAGAAGCGCTGGGGGTTCGGCAAGTCCTTCCGGGAGAAGCCCCCCGCGCCAGTGCCGGCGCGGCCTCCGACTCCGACGCCTCCGTCGCATCCCGCGGCGACGCCTCGCCGGGGCTATGCAGCGGCGGATGAGGCGGGCGACGAGCAGAGCAAGCGCGCTATCGCGGTGgccgcggcgacggcggcggtggcAGAGGCCGCCGTCGctgccgcccaggccgccgccgccgtggtgCGGCTGACGAGCAGCGGGCGGTgcgcgccgccggccgccgcgaaGCGGGAGCAGTGGGCGGCCGTTCGGATCCAGGCCGCTTTCCGTGGCTACCTG GCGAGGCGGGCGCTGAAGGCGTTGCGGGGGCTGGTGAAGCTGCAGGCGCTGGTCCGGGGCAACATCGTGCGGCGGCAGGCGGCGGAGACGCTGCGATGCATGCACGCGCTCGTCCGCGTccaggcgcgcgcgcgcgcctgccGCGCAATTCGCTCGCAGCATGTCACGGCGCATCCG GATCCGCCGACGCCGGAGAAGTACGAGCAGGCGGGTGCGCCCAGGCACGGCCGTTCCGGCTCTCTGAAG GCGAACTCTTCGAGGACACCGGGCGGCGAGAGGCTGGGCAGGGAGAGGTCGGAATCCTGCGGGAGGAACTGGCTGGACCGCTGGGTGGAGGAGAGGTACATGGACGACGAGAAGAACGCCAAGATTCTCGAGGTGGACAACGGCAAGCCACGGCGCCGGTATGCTTCCAagaggcgcggcggcggcggcggaaaccaccaccaccaccaccagtcgcCGTGCTCGACGACGATGGGTTCCGAGCAGAACAGCCGGAGCTACGCGACCATGGCGGAGTCGCCGTCCAAGGACTCGACGACCGCGCAGCAGTCGGTGCCGAGCCCGGCGTCGGTGGGCATGGCCGAGGAGGCCCTGAGCCCGCTGCGCGTGCCCGTGCCCGCGGACGTGGCCGAGCTCTGCGACAGCCCCCAGTTCTTCTCGGCCACGTCGTCGCGGCCCGGGAGCTCGAGGCGGGGCCCGTTCACGCCGACGGCCAAGAGCGAGTGCTCGCGCAGCCTCTTCGGCGGCTACTCCGACTACCCGAACTACATGGCCAACACGGAGTCGTTCCGCGCCAAGGCGCGGTCGCAGAGCGCGCCCAAGCAGAGGCCGCAGTACGAGAGGTCCAGCTCCCTACGCAGGGCGTCGGCGGCGCAgaggtcggcggcggcggcggcctcctCCCTGCACGCCAAGTTCACCAACAAGGCGTACCCGGGCTCTGGCAGGCTGGATCGGCTTGGCTTGCCGGCCAGGTACTGA
- the LOC103642880 gene encoding MLO-like protein 4, which translates to MAAEQGRSLAETPTWSVATVTTLMVAVCFLVERSLSPFAKWLRKTKRKAMLAALEKIREELMLLGVISLLLSQTTRFISEICVPSSLFTSRFYICFESDYQDLLRNTDANQTALDRNMFGGQRLHVCGEGHEPFVLYEGLEQLHRFLFILGITHVLYSFVIVVLSMIKIYSWRKWETLAGPIAAEELKARRTKVMRRQSTFVFNNASHPWSKNKILIWMLCFLRQFKGSIIRSDYLALRLGFVTYHKLPHSYDFHKYMVRSMEDDYNGTIGIRYLYYLLRL; encoded by the exons ATGGCGGCGGAGCAGGGGCGGTCGCTGGCGGAGACGCCCACCTGGTCCGTGGCAACCGTCACCACGCTCATGGTCGCtgtctgcttcctcgtcgagcgctCCCTCTCGCCCTTCGCCAAG TGGCTGCGCAAGACCAAGCGGAAGGCCATGCTCGCCGCGCTCGAGAAGATCCGCGAAG AGCTGATGCTGCTCGGAGTCATCTCGCTGCTGCTCAGCCAGACGACGCGCTTCATATCGGAGATCTGCGTGCCGTCCTCGCTCTTCACCAGCCGCTTCTACATCTGCTTCGAGAGCGACTACCAGGACCTGCTGCGCAACACGGATGCCAACCAGACGGCGCTCGATAGGAACATGTTCGGTGGCCAGCGGCTGCATGTCTGTGGCGAG GGCCATGAACCTTTTGTTTTGTACGAGGGCCTTGAGCAGCTGCACCGGTTTCTCTTCATCCTTGGTATCACTCATGTGTTGTACAGTTTTGTAATAGTGGTTCTGTCCATGATCAAG ATCTATAGCTGGAGGAAGTGGGAAACCTTAGCAGGTCCAATTGCTGCTGAGGAATTGAAAG CTAGGAGAACCAAGGTGATGAGAAGGCAGTCAACCTTTGTTTTTAACAATGCTTCTCATCCATGGAGCAAaaataaaatacttatttggaTG CTTTGCTTTTTGCGTCAATTCAAGGGCTCCATAATAAGGTCAGACTATTTGGCACTGAGGTTGGGCTTTGTCACA TATCACAAGCTACCACATTCATATGACTTCCATAAATACATGGTACGGAGCATGGAAGATGATTACAATGGGACAATTGGTATCAG gtatctctactacttattaaggctgtaa